In Sedimenticola thiotaurini, the following proteins share a genomic window:
- a CDS encoding WGR domain-containing protein yields the protein MRIYMQTLHAPEQPLRYYHLHLQPDLLGGWNLVRESGIQGARGQVTKEHFEDREAAERTLIKRRDMQLKRGYRVVFREGIPYESSN from the coding sequence ATGCGCATCTACATGCAGACCCTGCACGCACCGGAGCAACCGCTCCGCTATTACCATCTGCATCTGCAACCCGATCTGCTGGGTGGCTGGAACCTGGTGCGGGAGTCCGGCATTCAAGGTGCCCGGGGTCAGGTCACCAAAGAGCATTTCGAAGATCGGGAAGCGGCCGAACGCACCCTGATCAAACGGCGGGATATGCAGTTGAAACGGGGCTACCGGGTGGTTTTTCGCGAAGGGATCCCATACGAATCCAGCAACTGA
- a CDS encoding c-type cytochrome has protein sequence MLLVLSLPLPAQEHDYDPDNGEEINELCAGCHGEFGQGGKDGEYPRLATQPAGFILDQLRLFRDRKRKNLAMVEYVDHRQLPESDMRDIARYLSEITLETRLPPVDESAPGFDAYARLLASKKIMQIPRAPGDIEKGRKIYNKECDSCHGKEGWGNHKKAVPMLAGQYTNYLWRQVKQLRTKQRIHDPDDPEEELLDEFTDQELTDIFAYLSTVDD, from the coding sequence GTGCTGCTCGTCCTGAGTCTCCCACTGCCGGCGCAGGAGCACGACTATGATCCAGATAACGGGGAAGAGATCAATGAGCTTTGCGCTGGTTGTCATGGAGAATTCGGCCAGGGAGGGAAGGATGGCGAGTATCCCCGACTGGCGACCCAACCGGCCGGATTCATACTTGACCAGCTACGCCTGTTCCGTGACCGGAAGCGAAAAAACCTGGCCATGGTGGAGTATGTGGACCATCGTCAGTTGCCTGAATCGGATATGCGTGACATCGCCCGTTACCTCTCCGAGATCACCCTCGAGACCCGCCTGCCGCCGGTCGATGAGTCCGCGCCCGGTTTTGACGCCTATGCCCGTCTGCTGGCTTCAAAAAAGATCATGCAGATCCCCCGGGCGCCAGGGGATATTGAAAAAGGCAGAAAGATCTATAACAAGGAGTGCGACTCCTGCCATGGCAAGGAGGGTTGGGGAAACCATAAAAAGGCGGTACCCATGCTGGCCGGGCAGTACACCAATTATCTCTGGCGTCAGGTAAAACAGCTACGCACCAAGCAGCGCATCCATGACCCGGACGATCCCGAAGAAGAGCTGCTGGATGAATTCACCGACCAGGAGTTGACGGACATCTTCGCCTATCTCTCCACCGTGGATGACTGA
- the menD gene encoding 2-succinyl-5-enolpyruvyl-6-hydroxy-3-cyclohexene-1-carboxylic-acid synthase produces MPDPSQGMINLQWAFALIDGLAGAGISRAVISPGSRSTPLVLACDAHPAIRISVQVDERCAAFFALGLARASGRPVILIATSGSAPAHWFPAVIEASHSNIPLILLSADRPPELHGWGANQTTDQQQLFGSHLRAFHDPGPARAEDAAREQLHRLGRQAAQQALQPHPGPLQINLPLREPLVGDPLQLPAPRPVEPIQPSCPAADPTLLDRALSLINSGPGIIICGATDLGLQFAEAVTRLAAQLHCPILADPLSNLRFGAPDCSTLICHYDAFLAGQAESLQPAWILRFGALPVSKPLLQFMELCTAPVILCDPYGQWPVPAPHTELTLIADPVRLSDAMVARAPTAAPADWLQRFRQLEQRVARLMAPETLDDQPFEGCLVRELLESLPEGSLLFSGNSMPIRQLDSWSGSSTKRIHLHANRGVSGIDGNISTFIGMTDGDYPATVALLGDLTFYHDMNGLLAAQGRDLVIILLNNQGGGIFGYLPQSGLATYETYWNTATGLEFRHTAALYRLGYQRVAQQSAFRPALSRALAEGGAQLIEVVLDRAFSIEQHRHYRQLVNQSLTDDILS; encoded by the coding sequence ATGCCTGACCCGTCCCAGGGGATGATCAATCTCCAGTGGGCCTTTGCGCTGATCGACGGATTGGCGGGCGCCGGGATAAGTCGGGCCGTGATCTCACCCGGCTCCCGCTCCACACCACTGGTACTGGCCTGTGATGCCCACCCGGCGATCCGGATCAGCGTCCAGGTGGATGAACGGTGCGCCGCCTTCTTCGCCCTGGGCCTGGCCCGGGCCAGTGGCCGGCCGGTGATCCTCATCGCCACCTCCGGCAGCGCCCCGGCCCACTGGTTTCCGGCAGTCATCGAAGCGAGTCACAGCAATATCCCACTGATCCTGTTGAGCGCCGATCGGCCACCCGAACTGCACGGCTGGGGTGCCAACCAGACCACCGATCAGCAGCAGCTGTTCGGCTCTCACTTGCGGGCCTTCCATGATCCCGGTCCGGCCAGGGCGGAAGACGCCGCACGGGAGCAGTTGCATCGGCTGGGCAGGCAGGCAGCCCAGCAGGCCCTGCAACCCCATCCCGGCCCCCTACAGATCAACCTGCCACTGCGGGAACCACTGGTAGGGGATCCTCTCCAGCTGCCGGCACCGCGCCCCGTTGAGCCCATCCAGCCGTCCTGTCCGGCAGCCGATCCGACGCTGCTGGATCGGGCCCTGAGCCTGATCAACAGCGGTCCCGGCATCATCATCTGCGGCGCCACCGACCTGGGCCTTCAATTTGCTGAGGCGGTCACCCGGCTGGCGGCGCAACTGCACTGCCCGATCCTGGCCGACCCCCTGAGCAACCTGCGCTTCGGCGCGCCAGACTGCTCGACGCTGATCTGTCACTACGACGCCTTCCTGGCGGGCCAGGCCGAATCCCTGCAGCCGGCCTGGATTCTGCGCTTCGGCGCCCTGCCGGTCTCCAAACCACTGTTACAGTTCATGGAGCTGTGCACAGCCCCGGTGATTCTGTGTGATCCCTACGGACAGTGGCCGGTTCCGGCGCCCCATACCGAGCTGACCCTGATCGCCGATCCCGTGCGGCTCAGTGACGCCATGGTCGCCCGGGCGCCGACTGCCGCGCCGGCAGACTGGTTGCAGCGCTTCCGGCAGCTGGAGCAGCGCGTGGCACGGCTGATGGCCCCGGAGACCCTGGATGACCAGCCCTTTGAGGGCTGCCTGGTACGGGAGCTACTGGAGAGCCTGCCGGAGGGAAGCCTGCTGTTCAGCGGCAACTCCATGCCGATCCGGCAACTGGATAGCTGGAGCGGCTCGTCGACCAAGCGCATCCATCTGCATGCCAACCGGGGTGTCAGTGGCATCGACGGCAATATCTCCACCTTTATCGGCATGACAGACGGTGACTATCCGGCCACTGTTGCACTGCTGGGGGACCTCACCTTCTACCACGACATGAACGGACTGCTGGCGGCACAGGGGCGTGACCTGGTGATCATCCTGCTCAACAACCAGGGGGGCGGGATCTTCGGCTACCTGCCCCAGTCCGGCCTGGCGACTTATGAAACCTACTGGAACACCGCCACCGGCCTGGAGTTCCGCCACACCGCCGCTCTCTATCGCCTGGGCTATCAGCGGGTAGCACAGCAGTCGGCATTCCGCCCGGCACTGAGCCGGGCGCTGGCTGAGGGGGGGGCGCAGTTGATCGAAGTCGTCCTCGATCGGGCATTCAGTATCGAACAGCACCGCCATTACCGACAGCTGGTCAACCAATCCCTGACGGATGATATCCTCAGCTGA
- a CDS encoding EF-hand domain-containing protein, which translates to MKTNKRMMTLAIAITALLGAGVLMAAGPMAPPGPIPFSDYDSNGDGRISVDEFYAARNARIAEQARKGGMMRNAGNAPAFEQFDIDGDGYLSENELLKGQLSQLQENRMNRPMGGPGGPGGPGARPMASFSDFDSNSDGVVTPEEFDQTRAARQAEKATQGYPMRNAASSPSFATFDSNGDGVLTPDEFVPRSRNRLQQ; encoded by the coding sequence ATGAAGACCAACAAACGTATGATGACATTGGCAATAGCAATAACCGCCCTGTTGGGTGCCGGTGTGTTGATGGCTGCCGGGCCGATGGCTCCACCGGGACCGATCCCTTTCAGCGATTATGATTCCAACGGGGATGGCCGGATCAGCGTGGATGAGTTCTATGCGGCCAGAAATGCCCGCATAGCCGAACAGGCCAGGAAGGGCGGCATGATGCGCAATGCAGGTAACGCACCGGCGTTTGAACAGTTCGACATCGATGGAGATGGTTACCTGAGTGAAAACGAGTTGCTGAAGGGGCAGTTGTCCCAATTGCAGGAGAACCGCATGAACCGACCGATGGGTGGTCCGGGCGGTCCGGGTGGTCCCGGTGCCCGCCCCATGGCGAGCTTCAGCGACTTCGATAGCAACAGTGACGGCGTGGTGACTCCGGAAGAGTTCGACCAGACCCGTGCCGCCCGTCAGGCGGAGAAGGCGACGCAGGGTTATCCGATGCGGAACGCCGCATCGTCCCCCAGTTTTGCTACCTTTGACAGCAACGGGGATGGTGTCCTGACACCGGACGAGTTTGTACCCCGCAGTCGCAACCGTCTGCAACAGTAA
- a CDS encoding class I adenylate-forming enzyme family protein: MTLAPAPADWLLEKSQQIPRGVALTGEQTLSYEELESQTSRLAAGLTTQGVRHGQIVAVQLESAEQLARLFYGTLYLGATLLPLDPALERGRRDRLLATVGAHCLIARSPSSATGVAWIDPATPLVKAGDGVAACTPRPLAGDGIQLIIATSGTTGEPKGVQLSAANLAASVVSSGQRLELHGDDCWLACLPLFHIGGLSILLRCLAAGARVQLEEGFDPERIWRQIVQGGVTHISLVPAMLDRLLRQSAGQTPPATLRVVLIGGGPLSTTLAQWAHDAGWPLCVSYGLSETASQFATDCSPRAGLVAGRVGLPLTGYEVAIGAAGRIRVRGPAVMRGYANVAGVLGQGLTQGWFETGDLGRLDEQGRLTVIGRVDDLLVSGGKNVHPAEVEERLMQCPGVVEVGVAGRPDPVWGVILVALFNGEVTVEQLTRWSQQLPGHLRPRQFIRTGKLPRNRMGKLNRPALLALLDQ, encoded by the coding sequence GTGACCCTTGCGCCTGCACCGGCCGATTGGCTGCTGGAGAAAAGCCAACAGATCCCCCGAGGTGTAGCGCTCACCGGTGAGCAGACACTCTCCTATGAAGAGCTGGAGTCGCAGACGAGTCGTCTGGCGGCGGGGCTGACGACCCAGGGGGTGCGGCATGGTCAGATTGTGGCGGTGCAACTGGAGTCCGCGGAGCAGCTGGCCCGGCTCTTTTATGGGACGCTGTATCTGGGTGCCACCTTGCTGCCGCTGGACCCCGCTCTGGAGCGGGGGCGTCGGGACCGGTTGCTGGCCACAGTAGGGGCGCACTGCCTGATCGCCCGGTCGCCGTCCAGCGCCACCGGCGTGGCCTGGATCGATCCGGCAACGCCGCTGGTGAAGGCAGGTGACGGAGTGGCCGCCTGTACGCCCCGACCCCTGGCAGGGGATGGGATACAGTTGATCATTGCCACCAGCGGCACGACCGGGGAGCCCAAGGGAGTGCAGTTGAGTGCGGCCAACCTGGCGGCCAGCGTGGTGTCCTCTGGGCAGCGGTTGGAGCTTCACGGGGATGATTGCTGGCTGGCCTGCCTGCCCCTGTTTCACATCGGGGGGCTGTCGATCCTGCTCCGTTGTCTTGCCGCTGGTGCCCGGGTGCAACTGGAGGAGGGATTCGACCCGGAGCGGATCTGGCGACAGATCGTGCAGGGAGGCGTGACCCATATCTCCCTGGTGCCGGCCATGCTGGATCGACTGCTGCGGCAATCCGCCGGACAGACGCCACCGGCCACCCTGCGGGTGGTTCTGATCGGTGGCGGTCCCCTCTCAACCACCCTGGCACAATGGGCCCACGATGCCGGCTGGCCGCTCTGTGTCAGTTATGGCCTGAGTGAAACCGCCTCCCAGTTTGCCACCGACTGCTCGCCTCGAGCCGGGCTGGTCGCCGGTCGGGTTGGGCTTCCCCTGACCGGTTACGAGGTGGCGATCGGTGCGGCCGGCCGGATCCGGGTGCGTGGCCCGGCGGTGATGCGGGGTTATGCCAATGTCGCCGGCGTGCTGGGGCAGGGTTTGACCCAGGGCTGGTTCGAGACCGGTGATCTGGGCCGCCTGGACGAACAGGGCCGGCTGACAGTGATCGGGAGGGTGGATGATCTGTTGGTCAGTGGGGGTAAGAATGTCCACCCTGCGGAGGTGGAGGAGCGACTCATGCAGTGTCCCGGAGTGGTGGAGGTCGGCGTGGCCGGTCGGCCGGATCCGGTCTGGGGGGTGATCCTGGTGGCACTGTTCAACGGCGAGGTGACAGTGGAACAGCTGACCCGGTGGTCGCAGCAACTGCCCGGGCATCTGCGCCCCCGTCAGTTTATCCGAACCGGCAAACTGCCCCGTAACCGGATGGGAAAGCTCAACCGGCCGGCCCTGCTGGCTCTGCTGGACCAGTGA
- a CDS encoding response regulator transcription factor translates to MRLLLVEDDVELVARLKPALKRAGFAVDVADNGIDGQFMGEEEPYDVIVLDLGLPQRPGLEVLANWREQEIPVPVLVLTARDAWHERVDGFKAGADDYLGKPFHVEELVARLLALVRRSAGQPAHTLKQGGLQLDEAHQQVILTDGRAVDLTGTEFRLLRYFMLHPGQILSKTRLTEHVYDQDFDRDSNLIEVYIRRLRERIGREHIETRRGQGYLFKGDVE, encoded by the coding sequence ATGCGCTTGTTGCTGGTGGAAGATGATGTGGAACTGGTCGCCCGACTGAAACCGGCTCTGAAACGGGCCGGGTTTGCCGTCGATGTGGCGGACAACGGCATTGATGGCCAGTTCATGGGGGAAGAAGAGCCCTATGATGTAATAGTGCTGGATCTGGGTTTGCCGCAGCGACCGGGCCTGGAGGTGCTGGCCAACTGGCGGGAGCAGGAGATTCCGGTGCCGGTTCTGGTGCTCACTGCGCGGGATGCCTGGCATGAACGGGTGGATGGATTCAAGGCGGGTGCGGATGACTATCTGGGTAAGCCGTTTCACGTAGAAGAGCTGGTGGCGCGCCTGCTGGCCCTGGTGCGTCGCAGTGCCGGCCAGCCGGCGCACACACTGAAACAGGGCGGCCTGCAACTGGATGAGGCGCACCAGCAGGTGATTCTGACCGATGGCAGGGCTGTGGATCTGACCGGCACCGAGTTTCGCTTGTTACGCTACTTCATGCTGCATCCGGGGCAGATTCTCTCCAAGACGCGCCTGACCGAGCATGTCTATGATCAGGATTTCGATCGTGACAGTAATCTCATCGAGGTCTATATCCGTCGTTTGCGGGAGCGCATTGGCCGGGAACATATTGAAACCCGGCGTGGGCAGGGCTATCTGTTCAAAGGGGACGTGGAGTGA
- the menB gene encoding 1,4-dihydroxy-2-naphthoyl-CoA synthase: protein MGSSIDWQVPDGTRYNDILYHQAEGIAKITINRPQVHNAFRPETVMELIQAFRHAHLDPNIGAIILTGAGERAFCSGGDQTIRGDGGYRDSSGVEHLNVLELQRQIRTLPKPVVAMVAGYAIGGGHVLHLICDLSIAADNARFGQTGPRVGSFDGGLGAGLLARTVGMKKAKEIWFLCRQYDAQQALQMGLVNTVVPLAELENETVQWCREMLQLSPTALRMLKASFNAETDGLAGIQELAGNATGLFYLTAEAQEGRDAFVEKRPADFNKFPRRP, encoded by the coding sequence ATGGGCAGCAGCATCGATTGGCAGGTTCCCGACGGAACCCGGTACAATGACATCCTCTATCATCAGGCCGAGGGTATCGCCAAGATCACCATCAACCGGCCCCAGGTGCACAACGCCTTCCGCCCGGAGACCGTCATGGAGCTGATCCAGGCGTTCCGGCACGCCCACCTGGACCCGAATATCGGTGCCATCATCCTGACCGGTGCCGGCGAGCGCGCCTTCTGCTCCGGCGGTGACCAGACCATCCGGGGCGATGGCGGCTACCGGGACAGCAGTGGCGTCGAGCATCTGAATGTGCTGGAACTGCAACGCCAGATCCGTACCCTGCCGAAACCGGTGGTGGCCATGGTGGCGGGCTACGCCATCGGCGGCGGCCATGTGCTGCACCTGATCTGCGATTTGAGCATCGCCGCCGACAACGCCCGCTTCGGCCAGACCGGTCCCCGGGTGGGCAGTTTTGACGGCGGCCTGGGCGCCGGCCTGCTGGCCCGCACCGTGGGTATGAAAAAAGCCAAGGAGATCTGGTTCCTGTGTCGCCAGTACGATGCCCAACAGGCACTGCAGATGGGACTGGTCAACACCGTGGTGCCACTGGCTGAACTGGAGAATGAAACCGTGCAGTGGTGCCGGGAGATGCTGCAACTCTCCCCCACCGCCCTGCGCATGCTCAAGGCCTCCTTCAATGCCGAGACCGACGGCCTGGCCGGCATCCAGGAGCTGGCCGGTAACGCCACCGGACTGTTCTACCTGACCGCCGAGGCCCAGGAGGGGCGCGACGCCTTCGTGGAGAAGCGTCCGGCCGATTTCAACAAGTTTCCGCGCCGTCCCTGA
- the menC gene encoding o-succinylbenzoate synthase yields MQIVDATLLPYRLPLTSPWASAVGRWQSRQGWLIRITDQSGRSGHGDAAPLPAAGTETLPQARSWLLSRFARLTGETPTQARSQLPQPGNHPAARCGLETALLDLQSQQQAVPLYELLGGSPGQAIRLNTAIGGLDPQTATRAHTAIAASYATLKLKLGLAPIHTELDLLHQLCDQLPPGVQLRLDANRAWRNAEALQLIEQLNPLPIECLEEPLRHPIGATLAQLQTRARFDLALDESLPGYIQGQQLQSIPVRRIIIKPTCLGGLMPALDLIRLAHRSGIRCVITSTLESSAGIWPLCHLAAAADTLTTPATHGLATSDWFSRNLGAPPAIVDGQVTVGAVPGTGFVPEPEAG; encoded by the coding sequence ATGCAGATTGTCGATGCCACGCTGCTGCCTTATCGACTCCCCCTGACCAGCCCCTGGGCCAGCGCCGTGGGCCGCTGGCAGTCGCGGCAGGGTTGGTTGATCCGTATCACTGACCAGTCCGGTCGCAGCGGCCATGGCGATGCCGCCCCGTTGCCGGCCGCCGGTACCGAAACCCTGCCCCAGGCCCGCTCCTGGCTGCTGAGCCGATTCGCCAGGCTGACCGGAGAAACCCCGACCCAGGCCCGCAGCCAGCTACCCCAACCCGGTAACCATCCGGCGGCCCGTTGTGGTCTCGAAACCGCGCTGCTGGATCTGCAGTCGCAACAGCAGGCAGTTCCCCTCTATGAGTTGCTCGGCGGTTCACCAGGGCAGGCAATCCGACTCAACACCGCCATTGGCGGACTGGATCCGCAGACCGCCACACGCGCCCATACCGCCATCGCCGCCAGCTACGCCACACTCAAGCTGAAGCTGGGCCTGGCGCCAATCCATACGGAACTGGACCTGCTGCACCAGCTTTGCGATCAACTACCCCCCGGAGTACAACTGCGCCTGGATGCCAACCGGGCCTGGCGGAATGCCGAGGCCTTGCAGCTGATTGAACAGCTCAACCCGTTACCCATCGAATGCCTGGAAGAGCCACTGCGCCATCCCATCGGGGCGACTCTGGCGCAGCTGCAGACCCGGGCCCGCTTCGACCTGGCCCTGGACGAGTCCCTGCCCGGTTATATCCAGGGACAGCAACTGCAGTCGATTCCGGTCCGACGCATCATTATCAAACCAACCTGCCTGGGCGGCCTGATGCCGGCGCTGGATCTGATCCGCCTGGCCCACCGGTCGGGCATCCGCTGTGTGATCACCAGCACCCTGGAGAGCAGCGCGGGAATCTGGCCACTCTGCCATCTGGCAGCAGCGGCCGACACCCTGACCACGCCGGCCACCCATGGACTGGCCACCAGTGACTGGTTTTCCCGAAACCTGGGCGCGCCACCGGCGATTGTCGATGGTCAGGTGACGGTGGGAGCCGTTCCGGGCACCGGCTTTGTACCCGAACCAGAGGCCGGATGA
- a CDS encoding PepSY domain-containing protein has protein sequence MKRIVIALALLLPLWVVADGDHERAKALFESGEILPLEEILKNVRAEYPGRLLEIKLEQKKKSVIYEVELLDEQGKVWELKLDAVTGELLKREQDD, from the coding sequence ATGAAACGAATAGTGATAGCTCTGGCGCTGTTATTGCCCCTGTGGGTGGTTGCGGATGGTGATCATGAACGGGCCAAGGCGCTGTTTGAGTCGGGTGAAATCCTGCCCCTGGAGGAGATTCTGAAAAATGTCCGTGCCGAGTATCCCGGTCGTCTGCTGGAGATCAAACTGGAGCAGAAGAAAAAGAGTGTAATCTATGAAGTGGAACTGCTGGATGAGCAGGGCAAAGTGTGGGAATTGAAGCTGGATGCGGTGACCGGTGAACTGCTGAAGCGCGAGCAGGACGACTGA
- a CDS encoding 1,4-dihydroxy-2-naphthoate polyprenyltransferase, with protein sequence MQIKQWLLAIRPKTLGISVVPVLVGSALAWAELEQLLWLPALAALAAAILIQIGTNLYNDAADFERGADTPDRLGPERATAEGWFSAGQVKRAALISFGAAFAFGIYLAWVGGWPIVIIGLLSLLAGYTYTGGPRPISYSATGELFVFIFFGLLAVGGSYYLQTGALSLDTLFSAAAVGLLAAAVLLVNNYRDLETDERAAKLTLVHYLGRERARQLYVLLLILPFALPILFNHRFNGSWLVVLCLPFALWLLHRFSREPLGRGFNAILANTAKLQLLYGGLLSVGLLL encoded by the coding sequence ATGCAGATAAAACAGTGGCTGCTGGCCATCCGCCCAAAGACTTTGGGCATCTCCGTCGTACCGGTGCTGGTGGGCAGCGCCCTCGCCTGGGCCGAGCTGGAACAACTGCTCTGGCTGCCGGCCCTGGCGGCCCTGGCGGCCGCCATTCTGATCCAGATCGGTACCAATCTGTATAACGACGCTGCCGATTTTGAACGGGGTGCCGACACCCCGGACCGGCTCGGTCCGGAACGGGCCACGGCCGAAGGGTGGTTCAGTGCTGGCCAGGTAAAACGGGCCGCCCTGATCAGTTTTGGCGCTGCCTTCGCTTTCGGCATCTACCTGGCCTGGGTCGGTGGCTGGCCCATTGTCATCATCGGCCTGCTCTCCCTGCTGGCGGGCTACACCTATACCGGCGGCCCCCGGCCGATCTCCTACAGCGCCACTGGTGAGCTGTTTGTATTCATCTTCTTTGGTCTGCTGGCGGTGGGCGGCAGCTACTACCTGCAGACCGGCGCGCTCTCCCTGGACACCCTGTTCAGTGCCGCCGCGGTCGGGCTGCTGGCCGCCGCCGTGCTGCTGGTGAACAACTATCGGGATCTGGAAACCGATGAACGGGCCGCCAAGCTGACCCTGGTCCACTACCTGGGAAGGGAACGGGCCCGGCAGCTCTACGTGCTGCTGCTGATCCTGCCTTTTGCCCTGCCGATCCTGTTCAATCACCGCTTTAACGGCAGCTGGCTGGTGGTGCTCTGCCTGCCGTTCGCCCTCTGGCTGCTGCACCGTTTCTCCCGGGAGCCCCTGGGGCGCGGGTTCAACGCCATTCTGGCCAATACCGCCAAACTGCAACTGCTCTACGGCGGCCTGTTGAGTGTTGGACTGCTGCTCTGA
- a CDS encoding sensor histidine kinase has product MKSLGYQLRLGLAAGLVVLFGVMWWGGIQAIHSLTDHFVASRLEHDAEALLAAMRLDGSGRPLVRWRRVDAIYEQPLSGHYYQISFPDGRKVSSRSLWDQQLDIPQFPPGSQGQWRMEGPAGQDLLVWAAGYDKQGQVFSVAVAEDMSPLNQRVTQFEWLFVALTLGITLLLFFGQQMIVNSAMGRLERVREDMARLERGEVDTLTTDVPLEVEPLVAQFNHLLQLFQQRLEHSRKGLGNLSHALKGPINLLQQQIDSEEMESHGELKRAMALQLTRVRQLMEREMKRARLAGSGISGGRFNAAREMPSLVRVLRQIYHEKTLQIDSRVPESGGLSVDREDMLELLGNLLDNACKWAVGQVRCTIEQQDSIVIEVEDDGPGVSPEALTRLAERGVRIDESVDGHGLGLAIAKDMVKLYGGEISFMLSPDLGGLKVQIRLPQ; this is encoded by the coding sequence GTGAAGTCCCTGGGCTATCAGCTGCGATTGGGACTGGCAGCCGGTCTGGTGGTGCTGTTCGGCGTGATGTGGTGGGGTGGTATTCAGGCGATCCACAGCCTGACGGACCATTTTGTCGCCTCCCGCCTGGAGCACGATGCCGAGGCGTTGCTGGCCGCCATGCGGCTGGACGGTTCAGGTCGGCCCCTGGTGCGCTGGCGCCGGGTGGATGCCATCTATGAACAGCCCCTCTCCGGTCACTATTACCAGATCAGCTTTCCGGACGGCAGAAAAGTCAGTTCCCGCTCCCTGTGGGATCAGCAGCTGGATATTCCGCAGTTTCCCCCGGGCAGTCAGGGACAGTGGCGCATGGAAGGCCCGGCCGGTCAGGACCTGCTGGTGTGGGCTGCCGGTTACGACAAGCAGGGGCAGGTTTTTTCGGTTGCGGTGGCGGAGGATATGTCGCCCCTCAACCAGCGCGTCACACAGTTCGAGTGGCTGTTTGTCGCCCTCACCCTGGGGATTACGTTGCTGCTCTTTTTCGGCCAGCAGATGATCGTGAACAGCGCAATGGGGCGATTGGAACGGGTTCGGGAGGATATGGCACGCCTGGAGCGGGGTGAGGTTGACACCCTGACCACCGATGTGCCGCTGGAAGTGGAACCGTTGGTGGCGCAGTTCAACCATCTGCTGCAGCTGTTCCAGCAGCGCCTGGAGCATTCCCGTAAGGGGTTGGGAAACCTGTCCCATGCCCTGAAGGGGCCGATCAATCTGCTGCAACAGCAGATCGATAGTGAAGAGATGGAGTCTCACGGCGAGCTGAAAAGGGCCATGGCTCTGCAATTGACCCGGGTGCGTCAATTGATGGAGCGGGAGATGAAGCGGGCCCGGCTGGCCGGGTCGGGCATCTCCGGCGGGCGTTTCAATGCAGCCCGGGAGATGCCTTCGCTGGTGCGGGTATTACGCCAGATCTACCACGAAAAAACGCTGCAGATCGACAGTAGGGTACCGGAGTCCGGCGGGCTCTCGGTCGACCGGGAGGACATGCTGGAACTGCTGGGTAACCTGCTGGATAACGCCTGTAAATGGGCCGTTGGCCAGGTACGCTGCACGATAGAGCAGCAGGATTCAATTGTTATCGAAGTGGAAGATGATGGCCCCGGAGTGTCGCCGGAGGCGTTGACCCGGCTGGCGGAACGGGGTGTGCGTATTGACGAGTCGGTGGATGGTCACGGGCTGGGACTGGCGATTGCCAAGGATATGGTGAAACTCTACGGTGGGGAGATCTCCTTCATGCTGTCACCCGATCTGGGCGGTTTGAAGGTGCAGATCAGACTGCCGCAGTAG